A window of the Candidatus Saccharibacteria bacterium oral taxon 488 genome harbors these coding sequences:
- a CDS encoding putative methyltransferase has protein sequence MSQNRDILCSALELNKLRPEADMSIEQYLMTSESMARQVDMMRPVLNGKKVLFLGDDDHLSVLFGKYLNVSPVVVEYDARIRRSLRDNYAKNNINSYIIEEYDARNALPQHIKADAFYINPPYSSKNRGKGAKVWLSRVAGAVPVGSVSVLVYPIDEDLQWTLDCTHEILQYAYDCGLMVANIDKDVHTYGHLPKDPGLLSSNIYLYKYKDCVAKENEDIDGGSLYR, from the coding sequence ATGAGCCAAAACAGAGATATTCTATGTAGCGCACTAGAGCTAAACAAGTTACGTCCAGAAGCTGATATGAGCATTGAGCAGTACCTTATGACTTCTGAAAGTATGGCACGACAGGTTGATATGATGAGGCCTGTACTTAATGGTAAGAAGGTTTTGTTCCTTGGGGATGACGATCATCTATCGGTATTATTTGGTAAATATTTGAACGTTTCGCCAGTTGTAGTTGAATACGATGCGCGAATACGTCGTAGTTTGCGAGATAATTACGCAAAGAACAACATTAATAGTTACATAATTGAAGAATACGATGCGAGGAATGCTTTGCCTCAACATATCAAGGCTGACGCATTTTATATAAATCCACCATATTCCTCAAAGAATCGCGGCAAAGGCGCAAAGGTTTGGTTAAGCCGAGTAGCTGGTGCAGTGCCTGTTGGCTCGGTCTCCGTGCTAGTCTATCCGATAGACGAAGACCTACAATGGACACTTGATTGTACACATGAGATTCTACAATATGCATACGACTGTGGTTTAATGGTTGCTAATATAGACAAGGATGTTCACACGTACGGTCATCTGCCAAAAGACCCAGGACTACTTTCGTCAAATATATATTTGTATAAATACAAAGATTGCGTTGCCAAAGAAAATGAGGATATAGACGGTGGCTCACTCTATCGATAA
- the speD gene encoding adenosylmethionine decarboxylase produces the protein MQDNQNKLSIVDQDSTLRIYNLDLRHKVRGLWDENIPLINHTVIEARGLPDEFLNSSKLLKDACDAFCRDTGLSVVERRIHQFEPIGKTVFYVLEESHLSMHTWPESGYLHMDLVTCTKKEKEPLDVAAIFNRHFQPSHIRYIKLKY, from the coding sequence ATGCAGGATAATCAAAATAAACTTTCTATTGTTGATCAAGATTCAACGTTGCGTATCTATAATCTTGACTTACGCCATAAAGTCAGAGGTCTTTGGGATGAAAATATACCTCTTATCAACCATACGGTTATCGAGGCTCGGGGTCTGCCTGATGAGTTTCTTAATTCTTCAAAATTATTAAAAGACGCTTGCGATGCTTTCTGTAGAGATACTGGTCTTAGTGTAGTTGAGCGACGAATCCATCAGTTTGAACCTATAGGTAAAACGGTATTTTATGTCCTAGAAGAGAGCCATCTATCAATGCACACGTGGCCAGAAAGTGGATATTTACATATGGATTTGGTAACATGTACTAAAAAAGAAAAAGAACCGCTAGATGTTGCAGCAATTTTTAATAGGCATTTCCAACCATCACACATACGCTATATAAAGTTAAAATACTAA
- a CDS encoding peptidase S51, with translation MNLFLCSHFSSVGSIIEEQIANKKIAFIPTASIRESYTGYVRSARKLFKNLGARLIEIEISTEEFSKTEESLEEADVIYFTGGNSFFLIDQLRRTGTDKLLKQQLKNGKLFIGESAGAIVCAPDISYIEKMDPIPKDYSQDDNTGLNIIDFYVLPHYLTAPFKKVTEQIVQTFPDIDLCAINNTQAIIVKGDTKNIVTI, from the coding sequence ATGAATTTATTTTTATGTTCGCACTTCTCAAGTGTTGGATCTATCATAGAAGAGCAGATTGCCAATAAAAAGATTGCCTTTATTCCCACGGCATCGATACGCGAGAGTTATACGGGCTATGTTAGATCGGCACGTAAACTATTCAAAAATTTGGGCGCTCGACTAATAGAAATTGAAATCTCAACTGAAGAATTTTCAAAGACAGAAGAATCACTCGAAGAAGCTGATGTTATTTATTTTACGGGTGGTAATTCATTTTTCCTTATTGATCAATTGCGAAGAACTGGCACAGACAAACTTTTAAAACAACAACTTAAGAATGGTAAACTATTCATCGGAGAGTCAGCGGGTGCTATCGTGTGTGCACCTGATATCTCTTATATAGAGAAGATGGATCCAATTCCGAAAGATTATTCCCAAGATGATAATACGGGGCTAAATATCATTGATTTTTATGTTCTACCACATTATTTGACTGCGCCGTTTAAAAAAGTCACAGAGCAAATTGTGCAAACATTTCCAGACATTGATTTATGTGCTATCAATAATACCCAAGCGATTATCGTAAAAGGCGATACAAAGAATATTGTAACTATTTAA
- a CDS encoding HAMP domain-containing histidine kinase, with protein sequence MKRLKLFPKTFLVSIGLFAVVIILAHALVYTLMPQFYLQQKERQAANNLAMLTTELRGKSAEEMRRLSQEFASMKNVNITLTIDGRDQYFQGFQSVNIVTDSGKPVDTSVVKIADGQTIDPRSVILRQGSVADNHGQTARIKLLADVAPVTQAKLATLHVLPYTMLGSLLVALIFSYIYSRFVTRPIRKMAAVTTTMQRLEKDVHYPVNSHDEIGVLGRNINELYQNLWQTIRSLEHENKRITQLEKEKIAFLRAASHELKTPLAALRIMLENMQLNIGEYKNRDQYLAESVAQVDRLAAMVNDVLRSGSVAEQALRQEKRLRVDKLVAEVVDDYTLLAKTRGMTFEVNAEPTTIRANRDMMRHVISNLASNAVRHGDAGSVIKLTCNQRELAIENACKPLTKQQLQHIFDPFYRSSAATKQHTDSSGIGLYTVKMLLDAKGLDYDFTPHGQGMRFVVRFFG encoded by the coding sequence ATGAAGCGGCTTAAATTATTTCCCAAAACGTTTTTGGTGTCAATCGGCCTATTCGCAGTAGTGATCATCCTGGCGCACGCGCTGGTCTACACCTTGATGCCACAATTTTATCTGCAGCAAAAAGAGCGCCAGGCAGCAAATAACCTAGCAATGCTGACCACCGAGCTGCGCGGCAAATCGGCTGAGGAAATGCGCCGTCTCAGCCAGGAATTTGCGAGCATGAAAAACGTCAACATCACGCTGACGATTGACGGGCGTGATCAGTATTTTCAAGGCTTTCAATCCGTCAATATCGTGACAGACAGCGGTAAACCAGTCGATACCAGCGTGGTGAAAATCGCTGACGGACAAACGATCGATCCGCGCTCGGTGATTTTGCGGCAGGGTAGCGTGGCGGATAATCACGGACAAACGGCCAGAATCAAGCTACTGGCCGATGTGGCGCCTGTCACTCAGGCCAAGCTCGCCACGCTGCACGTATTGCCATATACCATGCTCGGCTCGCTGTTGGTGGCGCTGATATTTTCTTACATCTACAGTCGTTTTGTGACGCGGCCGATTCGTAAGATGGCGGCAGTGACCACGACTATGCAGCGACTGGAAAAGGATGTGCACTACCCGGTGAACAGCCATGACGAGATCGGCGTGCTGGGGCGAAATATTAATGAGCTGTATCAAAATTTGTGGCAGACGATTCGCTCGCTGGAGCATGAAAATAAGCGGATCACCCAGCTCGAGAAAGAGAAAATCGCATTCCTGCGCGCGGCCTCGCACGAGTTGAAAACGCCGCTGGCAGCCCTCCGGATCATGCTCGAAAACATGCAACTCAATATCGGCGAATATAAAAATCGCGACCAGTACCTGGCGGAATCGGTGGCGCAGGTTGACCGCTTGGCGGCGATGGTGAATGATGTCTTGCGTTCTGGCAGTGTCGCCGAGCAGGCTTTGCGTCAAGAAAAGCGGCTGAGGGTTGATAAGCTAGTCGCTGAAGTGGTTGACGACTATACACTACTGGCAAAAACGCGCGGCATGACTTTCGAGGTTAATGCAGAGCCGACGACCATTCGTGCCAACCGCGACATGATGCGCCACGTCATCTCGAACCTGGCGTCAAACGCGGTGCGCCACGGCGACGCCGGGAGTGTGATAAAACTTACTTGCAACCAGCGTGAACTAGCCATCGAAAACGCCTGCAAACCACTCACCAAGCAGCAACTCCAGCACATCTTTGATCCGTTTTATCGAAGCAGTGCCGCCACGAAGCAACACACCGACAGCAGTGGTATCGGCCTCTACACCGTGAAAATGCTACTCGACGCCAAAGGTCTAGACTACGACTTCACGCCACACGGGCAGGGTATGCGGTTTGTGGTGAGGTTTTTTGGTTAA
- a CDS encoding response regulator transcription factor, protein MTSTILIVEDEPTLRTGTEQFLRQQGFVVLTATSGEEALKKFTQADMIILDIMLPGMSGIETLHQIRQTSDVPVLMLTALHDEPTQIASFDELADDYMSKPFSLVLLEKRIKALLRRQQSVKKTLWQRGLASVDFMAYQGFYDDTDAHLKPKEVQLLKLLVDNPNMVWSRQAIIDKLWRDDEVPFDRVIDVYIKNLRKKLHLDCITTVKGVGYRYEAA, encoded by the coding sequence ATGACATCAACGATTCTTATTGTTGAAGACGAACCTACCTTACGCACTGGCACCGAGCAATTCCTACGCCAGCAGGGTTTTGTGGTACTGACGGCGACTAGCGGCGAGGAGGCGCTAAAGAAATTTACTCAGGCAGATATGATTATCCTGGATATTATGCTGCCGGGGATGAGCGGTATCGAGACGCTACACCAGATTCGCCAGACGAGCGATGTGCCGGTACTGATGCTGACGGCGCTACACGATGAGCCGACGCAAATTGCCAGTTTTGACGAGCTGGCGGATGATTATATGAGTAAGCCATTTTCGCTGGTGCTTTTGGAAAAGCGAATTAAGGCGCTGCTTCGCCGCCAACAGTCTGTCAAAAAAACCTTGTGGCAGCGCGGCCTGGCTTCGGTGGATTTTATGGCCTATCAGGGATTTTATGATGATACTGACGCGCACCTCAAGCCCAAGGAAGTGCAGCTGCTTAAACTGCTCGTGGATAATCCAAATATGGTCTGGAGTCGGCAGGCTATCATTGACAAGTTGTGGCGTGATGACGAGGTGCCATTCGACCGAGTGATCGATGTCTACATCAAAAACCTGCGCAAAAAATTGCACCTGGATTGCATCACCACGGTAAAGGGAGTAGGCTATCGCTATGAAGCGGCTTAA
- a CDS encoding HAMP domain-containing histidine kinase: MKLFFSATLKLAGWYLLILMTVSLLFSGIIFQVASSELDVQLNNWSKHHKTDSHTETTIIRDHPSISTTNLLISLGYLNLIVLIGGGVCAYILARRTLEPIEAAHDAQSRFTANASHQLRTPLAVIKAEAELALSDRRASKASLRQTLQSTLEETDRLTQLTETLLKLSSANQQLETTTETFDITDLTKKLITERKVDARTVLITDEAITLTSHRLIVRELIAIILDNALRHSPRKSRVQVDIKATHHRITVCLTNDGQIAARDLPHIFERFFSGDQRTGGYGLGLSLAKQLAGALGGQLTAASRKDTTTFTISLPKTL; the protein is encoded by the coding sequence GTGAAATTATTTTTCTCGGCAACGCTCAAGCTGGCCGGCTGGTACTTGCTCATTTTGATGACCGTCAGCTTACTATTTAGCGGCATCATCTTTCAAGTTGCCAGCTCCGAGCTCGACGTCCAGCTGAATAACTGGAGTAAGCATCACAAAACCGACAGCCACACCGAAACCACCATCATCCGCGACCACCCGTCAATCTCGACCACCAATTTGCTGATCAGCCTCGGCTATCTCAACCTCATCGTGCTCATCGGCGGCGGCGTCTGTGCCTATATATTGGCCCGGCGGACGCTTGAGCCGATCGAGGCAGCACATGACGCTCAGTCGCGCTTCACCGCCAACGCCAGTCATCAGCTGCGCACACCACTGGCTGTCATCAAGGCCGAGGCCGAGCTAGCATTGTCTGACCGTCGCGCCAGCAAAGCATCACTTCGCCAAACGCTCCAGAGCACACTCGAAGAAACTGACCGTTTGACGCAGCTGACTGAGACACTGCTCAAACTATCGTCTGCCAATCAACAATTAGAAACCACGACTGAGACATTCGACATTACTGACCTCACCAAAAAGCTGATCACTGAACGCAAGGTCGATGCGCGCACCGTACTGATCACCGACGAGGCCATCACCCTGACCAGCCATCGCCTCATCGTCCGCGAACTCATCGCCATCATCCTCGACAACGCTCTGCGCCACAGCCCGCGTAAGTCCCGTGTCCAGGTTGATATCAAGGCTACCCATCACCGGATCACCGTCTGCCTGACGAACGATGGCCAAATCGCGGCGCGCGACTTGCCGCATATTTTTGAGCGATTTTTTTCTGGCGATCAGCGAACCGGTGGCTACGGCCTTGGCCTCAGCCTCGCCAAGCAACTAGCCGGCGCCCTCGGCGGCCAACTCACCGCCGCCAGCCGCAAAGACACGACAACGTTCACGATTTCGCTGCCAAAAACCCTGTAA
- a CDS encoding response regulator transcription factor produces MRLLIIEDERKIARIIAEALRREHHAVDVTHDGDEGLNMAMSEPYDLLVVDRMLPGRSGTDIVRALRGQGKDMPILLLTALGTTEDKTFGLDSGADDYLVKPFAIAELTARVRALLRRPPIQQPDTLQIADLVIDQTTQSVTRAGTAIDLTSKEYALLEYLARHPGQTLSKDKLIAHVWDFDADILPNNVEAYIKQLRKKIDKPFRCPLIHTVRGFGYKLEAGE; encoded by the coding sequence ATGCGCCTCCTCATCATCGAAGACGAACGAAAGATTGCCCGGATCATTGCCGAGGCGCTGCGGCGTGAGCATCATGCTGTGGACGTGACGCATGACGGGGATGAGGGCTTAAATATGGCGATGAGCGAGCCGTACGATCTACTAGTCGTTGATCGGATGCTGCCGGGACGGAGTGGCACTGATATCGTGCGAGCGTTACGCGGGCAGGGCAAGGATATGCCGATTTTGCTGTTAACGGCGCTGGGGACGACCGAGGACAAGACGTTCGGCCTGGACAGCGGCGCTGATGATTATCTCGTCAAGCCCTTCGCCATCGCCGAACTCACCGCCCGCGTGCGAGCGCTCCTCCGCCGCCCGCCGATTCAGCAACCGGACACGCTCCAGATCGCTGATCTCGTGATCGACCAGACAACGCAATCCGTTACTCGCGCTGGCACCGCGATCGACCTGACCAGCAAGGAGTACGCGCTCCTCGAATACCTGGCGCGCCACCCCGGCCAGACGCTTAGCAAAGACAAATTGATCGCCCATGTGTGGGATTTTGACGCTGATATTTTGCCCAACAACGTCGAGGCCTACATCAAGCAGCTGCGCAAGAAAATCGACAAGCCGTTTCGGTGTCCGCTGATTCACACCGTGCGCGGCTTTGGTTATAAATTGGAGGCTGGCGAGTGA
- a CDS encoding ATP-binding cassette domain-containing protein, translating into MAFGDKVVIQDLSFEVQRGEVFGFLGSNGSGKTTTLRALLGLYEPTAGELLVDGKPYTVEDSVKLGYLPEERGLYKKEKVIDTMIYFGRLKGLGKEEARTFSMNYLERVGLSDKAKTRLDKLSGGQQQKIQLGVTIMGDPELLILDEPTKGFDPVNRRLLMNIIEERRKAGATVIFVTHQMEEVERLCDRLILLKDGRAAAYGTLAEVKKQFGGASMDDIFVKVYGGEKQEVRHE; encoded by the coding sequence ATGGCGTTTGGTGACAAGGTGGTCATCCAAGACCTTAGTTTTGAGGTGCAGCGCGGCGAGGTGTTTGGATTCTTAGGCAGCAACGGCTCGGGAAAGACGACGACGCTTAGAGCACTATTGGGGCTATACGAGCCAACGGCTGGCGAGCTACTGGTTGATGGCAAGCCGTACACGGTCGAGGATAGCGTTAAGTTAGGCTATCTCCCGGAGGAGCGCGGCTTGTACAAAAAAGAAAAAGTCATCGACACCATGATTTATTTTGGTCGATTGAAGGGACTCGGCAAAGAAGAAGCGCGCACATTCTCCATGAATTATTTGGAGCGAGTTGGTTTGAGCGACAAGGCAAAAACTCGGCTGGATAAATTATCAGGCGGCCAGCAGCAAAAAATTCAGCTGGGCGTGACCATCATGGGCGACCCAGAGTTACTCATTTTGGATGAGCCGACTAAGGGTTTTGACCCAGTCAATCGCCGACTACTAATGAACATCATCGAAGAGCGACGTAAGGCTGGCGCGACGGTGATATTTGTCACCCACCAGATGGAAGAGGTCGAACGGCTATGTGATCGGCTGATTCTATTAAAAGACGGTCGAGCGGCGGCGTACGGTACACTAGCAGAAGTGAAAAAGCAGTTCGGCGGTGCGTCAATGGATGATATTTTCGTCAAGGTTTATGGCGGCGAGAAGCAGGAGGTACGTCATGAGTAA
- a CDS encoding ABC transporter permease, whose translation MIFSSRFMAARSRRYVMSKMHNLGMVFKFEVLRTLKKPTFWLIALGFPVMIGLIFGIVIWSNQATKEAADKLQEQKFSITMTDHSKLIKPEVAAVMKVQSVDSEAEGIEKVKRRQTDAYFYIPKNLEKDTIRIYGQDTGVFENNKYEAVVRTLLNQSVDSRVTGSEAAVIKQKINSSLKTYKDGKESGGVNEMIVPGFFLVLFYMLVAFFSNQMLTSTVEEKENRTVEMLLTTVQARTLIIGKIWALIALSLIQGMVIVVPVLIGYFGFGSQLHLSNFDLSQIVFDPTRIAVAVALFGASFTMLTGLLVAMGAMMPTAKEASSWVGLVMILLFGPLYAASVFVSYPESTFSMVMSYFPLTAPIPLMIRNTVGNLSLVEALIGVAVLVVSAVLIMMLAVRIFRYGAMSYDSKLSLSALRMKRKADKV comes from the coding sequence ATGATATTTTCGTCAAGGTTTATGGCGGCGAGAAGCAGGAGGTACGTCATGAGTAAGATGCATAATTTGGGGATGGTGTTTAAGTTTGAGGTGCTGCGTACCTTGAAGAAGCCAACCTTTTGGCTGATAGCGCTAGGTTTTCCGGTCATGATTGGGCTGATTTTCGGTATTGTTATTTGGTCAAATCAGGCGACCAAAGAGGCGGCCGATAAGCTTCAAGAACAAAAATTTAGCATTACTATGACAGATCATTCAAAGCTAATCAAGCCGGAAGTCGCGGCGGTGATGAAAGTCCAATCAGTTGACTCCGAAGCTGAAGGTATCGAAAAAGTTAAACGCCGTCAGACGGATGCTTATTTCTATATACCGAAGAATCTTGAGAAGGACACGATCAGGATATACGGCCAAGATACGGGGGTTTTTGAGAACAATAAGTACGAGGCGGTTGTCCGCACACTACTGAATCAGTCGGTTGATAGTAGGGTCACCGGATCGGAAGCGGCAGTGATCAAGCAGAAAATTAATTCGTCACTCAAGACCTATAAAGACGGTAAAGAAAGCGGCGGTGTGAACGAGATGATCGTGCCAGGGTTCTTCCTGGTGCTGTTTTATATGCTCGTTGCCTTCTTTAGTAATCAGATGCTGACGAGTACTGTCGAGGAGAAAGAAAACCGCACTGTGGAGATGTTGCTGACAACGGTGCAGGCCAGAACGTTGATTATCGGCAAGATTTGGGCGTTGATCGCTCTATCGCTGATTCAGGGGATGGTTATCGTTGTGCCGGTGTTGATTGGCTATTTTGGATTTGGTTCGCAGCTGCACCTGTCTAACTTTGATCTATCGCAAATTGTGTTTGATCCGACGAGAATCGCTGTCGCTGTTGCGCTGTTTGGTGCGAGCTTTACCATGCTGACTGGTCTGTTGGTAGCTATGGGGGCAATGATGCCGACCGCCAAGGAGGCGAGTTCGTGGGTTGGCCTGGTGATGATACTGCTGTTTGGGCCGTTGTATGCCGCGTCAGTATTTGTCTCGTACCCAGAGTCAACGTTCTCGATGGTTATGTCGTACTTCCCGCTTACGGCACCAATTCCGTTGATGATTAGGAATACGGTCGGCAATTTGTCGCTCGTTGAGGCCTTGATCGGCGTGGCGGTCTTGGTGGTGTCTGCGGTACTGATCATGATGCTGGCGGTACGGATTTTCCGCTACGGCGCGATGTCATATGATAGCAAGTTGTCTCTGTCAGCGTTGCGGATGAAGCGAAAAGCTGATAAAGTTTAG